GCGTTCGGAAAGGCTGTCGGAACGGCAGCACGCGTTCAGCCCCAGCAGAAGGTATTCACAATCTACACTTCTGAGGCATATGCAGAAAAGGCAAAGGCCGCACTGCGGAGTGCAGGATACAAGCTTCCGACACCGACCCGTATCGTTGTCGAGAAGTCAAAGTCAGCACAAATTTAAATTAAATATTTTTTTGGGTTTAATGCCCGTTAAATATTTTTTAGATTCGTTTGGTTTTTTTACCTGTTCCTATATTTCCGGCAGCCCGGGTAGGGGGGGCATGGCCGAATTTCACTGGAAGCTTATGCTCTTCTTCGCGGGAAAGCCACTCCCGGCCGTTTAATGATAAACGAGTCATCGAGATTTGCTGCCATTTCGATTATGACTTTGGCAGGGATTCCGATTGCCATAGTCTCCGGGGGAAAGACCCGGTTCTGGGTCGGGTCCACCGGACCCATGAATGCGGAATCTCCCGGTGCATTCTCAGTCAGTCCTCCCGGGTACGTTATTACCGTTGAGCAGGCGGGCCCCCACGGGACGATCACGGGTGAGAAGGGGTCTTCGCGACCGAAGTGAACGAGTGCCGCCATGTTCCGGATCTGCTCGGCGTTTCCGAAAAAGCAGAGTGAGCGAACACCGGGGACCGGGTCGGGAAGGGTTTCGCAGGGCCGGACGACGAGGTATTTTCCGGGTGGGGTTACCTTCCCGAGCGCTTTGAAAGAATTTCTGGTAATCTCCGGGCTTTTCTTGAGGTACTCGGCAGCCCCGTTATGGATGTCCGCTCTTCCCGTTGAAACGAAATATTCTACGTCTTCTGATTCGGGGCGGAAACCCGTATGGGATAGTCCCCCTCCACAGCAGCCTTCACCGGAGTCGGGCCCTATATAGATCCCGGGAATTTTCGGATCGGTTGCCATCCGGTATAAGGATACTGCCAGACAACGGTTTACTTCAGGCAGGTGGAGAACCTCGCCGGGAACATTCTCTGCACCGTATACCGCAAGAGGCCGTGCGGTCAGGCGGAACGCCGAAGCGAGCCTGCCTGCAATAGTGCGGAAATCCGCACGGATATCATTGTCAGTCATGACCGGGACCTCCGGTTTTTCACGGCCGGACTCTTCATGGGTCTTCCCTGCTGTTCTCAAGCCAGCCCATCTTTTCGTACCAGTCGTATTCGTGTGCGAACCGGTCCCTGTTGTTCGTTATCAACTGGCAGAAATACTTCCGTTTCTGCCTGTGGAGTTCGTCCTGGTCGGGATAGGCGATCTCGCCCCTGACAGCTTTTACAAGTGTTTTTCCTAGGGTTCTGGCCTCAGTTTCGGCTTTTGCGAGGTTAGAGGGGTCACGCCCGAGTGCAACTCCCACGCTGCCTGCGATATTTGCGCCGAGCGTCGAGAGGGTTTTGTTCATGTATCCCACGACTTCGTTCTCCCCGGAGCCTCCTGCGGTACAGACAGAGCAGCCTATTTTACCGGTCAGCATCTGGCAGTGGATTGCATCTGCCATCCTGTCGAAGAGTGCCTTCATCGGGGCTGGTACGCAGTCGATATAGTTTGGAGCGCCCAGCACTATTCCGTCGGCGTTCATTATGCTGTCGAAGATGTCTGAAAAATCGTCCAAAATGTTGCAGTCCCCTTTGGCATAACAGGTTCCGCAGGCCGTGCAGTATTCTATATGCTTTGTATAGAGGTCGATCAATTCGGTCTTCGCACCCTCTTCATTCGCCCCGG
The window above is part of the Methanolacinia paynteri genome. Proteins encoded here:
- a CDS encoding flavodoxin family protein, translating into MKNIKVLGLNASPRGKDSNTLRLTNAVLAGANEEGAKTELIDLYTKHIEYCTACGTCYAKGDCNILDDFSDIFDSIMNADGIVLGAPNYIDCVPAPMKALFDRMADAIHCQMLTGKIGCSVCTAGGSGENEVVGYMNKTLSTLGANIAGSVGVALGRDPSNLAKAETEARTLGKTLVKAVRGEIAYPDQDELHRQKRKYFCQLITNNRDRFAHEYDWYEKMGWLENSREDP
- a CDS encoding DUF169 domain-containing protein; this encodes MTDNDIRADFRTIAGRLASAFRLTARPLAVYGAENVPGEVLHLPEVNRCLAVSLYRMATDPKIPGIYIGPDSGEGCCGGGLSHTGFRPESEDVEYFVSTGRADIHNGAAEYLKKSPEITRNSFKALGKVTPPGKYLVVRPCETLPDPVPGVRSLCFFGNAEQIRNMAALVHFGREDPFSPVIVPWGPACSTVITYPGGLTENAPGDSAFMGPVDPTQNRVFPPETMAIGIPAKVIIEMAANLDDSFIIKRPGVAFPRRRA